A single Kribbella aluminosa DNA region contains:
- a CDS encoding GTP-binding protein LepA, translating into MSLSDLTIPRRRGRRREDSRLADHVDRLGEEHPPIPLGGVDYTMQKPGLLAERFGPVLAYMTRVELEVERNVLELNIMLPDPPEVDRHFYADVWMPQETRHGQILDKLQDLLGVEPHEPNLDEVSFSLKLLGALGKVPGVQDISRMLYYLTGLATERSAVLAYNRFHAGLVDLGERAIAATVVAPIRRQEPGHFAYYQMASQQLWDQLSGWQKWLTRGLRKRTFEVVGAYNKLQVTQFGDVMDKLKMSDGGEAELRKYAEQVGRAEHDLLWAHRRGLKVPDYVFKSLKRSAVLAAERKGDVWPAPQPS; encoded by the coding sequence ATGTCTTTGAGTGATCTGACCATCCCGCGCCGCCGCGGCCGACGACGGGAAGACTCCCGGCTGGCCGACCATGTCGACCGGCTCGGTGAGGAACATCCGCCGATCCCGCTGGGCGGCGTCGACTACACGATGCAGAAGCCGGGCCTGCTGGCTGAGCGGTTCGGCCCGGTGCTGGCCTACATGACCCGCGTCGAGCTCGAGGTCGAGCGGAATGTGCTCGAGCTGAACATCATGCTGCCCGATCCGCCGGAGGTGGATCGGCACTTCTACGCGGACGTGTGGATGCCGCAGGAGACCCGGCACGGGCAGATCCTGGACAAGCTCCAGGACCTGCTCGGCGTCGAGCCGCACGAGCCGAACCTCGACGAGGTGTCGTTCAGCCTCAAGCTGCTGGGCGCGCTCGGCAAGGTGCCGGGAGTCCAGGACATCAGCCGGATGCTGTACTACCTGACCGGACTGGCCACCGAGCGGTCCGCGGTCCTTGCCTACAACAGGTTCCACGCCGGGCTGGTCGACCTCGGCGAGCGCGCCATCGCCGCCACGGTGGTCGCGCCGATCCGCCGCCAGGAGCCCGGCCACTTCGCGTACTACCAGATGGCCTCGCAGCAGCTGTGGGACCAGCTGTCGGGGTGGCAGAAGTGGCTGACGCGCGGGCTGCGGAAGCGTACGTTCGAAGTGGTAGGGGCCTACAACAAGCTTCAGGTCACCCAGTTCGGGGACGTGATGGACAAGCTGAAGATGAGCGACGGCGGCGAGGCGGAGCTGCGCAAGTACGCCGAGCAGGTCGGGCGCGCCGAACACGATCTGTTGTGGGCACACCGCCGCGGGCTGAAGGTGCCGGACTACGTCTTCAAGTCCCTGAAGCGGTCCGCTGTGCTCGCTGCCGAACGGAAAGGCGACGTCTGGCCCGCCCCGCAACCGTCATGA
- a CDS encoding TetR/AcrR family transcriptional regulator has product MTAPAHHHGPRHRTRSTKRQIIVETAERLFAEHGYDATSTARIAAEAGVPSGLVFYHFATKLDLLLAVVQERPAPGEVLRSAARGRTVRRRLRAIVETMAAELEKDRAARIIVFREAQGRPEIASRASETFAEATATVADVLAGADDVVADRARVQAAAELVVSRVFLDTVALGQVETATKRHAAMIDLIAESLTCGVRVQR; this is encoded by the coding sequence ATGACCGCACCGGCGCACCACCACGGTCCCCGTCATCGGACGCGCTCCACCAAGCGGCAGATCATCGTCGAGACCGCCGAGCGGTTGTTCGCGGAGCACGGGTACGACGCGACGTCGACGGCCCGGATCGCCGCCGAGGCCGGCGTACCGTCGGGGCTGGTGTTCTACCACTTCGCGACCAAGCTCGACCTGCTGCTCGCGGTCGTGCAGGAGCGCCCGGCGCCCGGTGAGGTACTGCGGTCCGCGGCGCGCGGCCGGACGGTGCGCCGGCGGCTGCGGGCGATCGTCGAGACGATGGCCGCCGAGCTGGAGAAGGACCGCGCGGCCCGGATCATCGTGTTCCGGGAGGCGCAGGGCCGGCCGGAGATCGCTTCGCGGGCCAGTGAGACGTTCGCCGAGGCGACCGCGACCGTGGCCGACGTACTGGCCGGTGCCGATGACGTGGTCGCCGACCGGGCCCGGGTGCAGGCGGCCGCGGAGCTGGTGGTGAGCCGGGTGTTCCTGGACACGGTCGCGCTCGGCCAGGTGGAGACGGCGACCAAGCGGCACGCGGCGATGATCGACCTGATCGCGGAATCGCTGACCTGCGGCGTGCGCGTCCAGCGCTGA
- a CDS encoding X2-like carbohydrate binding domain-containing protein translates to MSTKSNRQVWFALNADNSYTVALFNLGQTDADMTVNFADLGLNGAAKVRDLWARKDVGTYASSYTASQVPIHGARLFKVTPQKNSAISVNDDDLRVTYDGAWQRNNNYEVPAVSQALTVGVTDSKTAAAKTLDLPTRTVQVNNNDPGIVYTGNWNYSSGRGLGDYQDDVQWTETNGDAFSYQFVGTGVDYVTETDPGQGDVDIYIDGQLKQTVSTYLDPSQGHNKPQQVVYSVSDLPNGSHTIRAVKKSGQFMLLDKLNIRQESLLNPDTAAFDKNAPADVNVTLGRDPGELDGIANAGKDLVKGTDYTVNGNVVTIGKAYLATLPVGNAALDVRFRGDYRDDIHATKDDGASVSLTFTGTRVDWSTALAPDQGDADVYVDGKLVQRVNLHNDVRVTNRTVFSATGLKNGQHVLKIVKVNGDVLRNDAIRYTIAK, encoded by the coding sequence GTGTCCACGAAGTCCAACCGGCAGGTGTGGTTCGCGCTGAACGCGGACAACTCGTACACCGTGGCCCTGTTCAACCTCGGCCAGACCGACGCCGACATGACGGTGAACTTCGCGGACCTCGGCCTGAACGGCGCCGCGAAGGTCCGCGACCTGTGGGCCCGCAAGGACGTCGGCACGTACGCGTCCAGCTACACGGCGAGCCAGGTACCGATCCACGGCGCGCGGCTGTTCAAGGTCACGCCGCAGAAGAACTCCGCGATCAGCGTGAACGACGACGACCTGCGGGTCACGTACGACGGCGCATGGCAGCGGAACAACAACTACGAAGTACCCGCCGTCTCGCAGGCGCTGACCGTCGGCGTGACGGATTCGAAGACCGCTGCCGCGAAGACGCTCGACCTGCCGACCCGGACGGTGCAGGTCAACAACAACGACCCGGGCATCGTCTACACCGGCAACTGGAACTACAGCTCCGGACGTGGGCTCGGCGACTACCAGGACGACGTGCAGTGGACGGAGACGAACGGCGACGCGTTCTCGTACCAGTTCGTCGGCACCGGGGTGGACTACGTGACCGAGACCGACCCGGGGCAGGGCGACGTCGACATCTACATCGACGGCCAGCTCAAGCAGACCGTGAGTACGTACCTGGATCCGTCGCAGGGGCACAACAAACCCCAGCAGGTCGTGTACAGCGTCTCGGACCTGCCGAACGGCAGCCACACGATCCGGGCTGTGAAGAAGTCCGGCCAGTTCATGCTGCTGGACAAGCTGAACATCCGGCAGGAGAGCCTGCTGAACCCGGACACCGCGGCGTTCGACAAGAACGCGCCGGCCGACGTGAACGTGACCCTCGGGCGGGACCCGGGTGAACTCGACGGCATCGCGAACGCCGGCAAGGATCTCGTGAAGGGCACCGACTACACCGTCAACGGGAACGTCGTCACGATCGGCAAGGCGTACCTCGCGACGCTGCCGGTCGGGAACGCGGCGCTCGACGTACGGTTCCGCGGCGACTACCGCGACGACATCCACGCCACCAAGGACGACGGGGCATCGGTCAGCCTGACGTTCACCGGTACGAGGGTCGACTGGAGTACGGCGCTCGCACCGGATCAGGGTGACGCCGACGTGTACGTCGACGGCAAGCTGGTGCAGCGGGTGAACCTGCACAATGACGTCCGGGTGACGAACCGGACGGTGTTCAGTGCGACCGGGCTCAAGAACGGGCAGCACGTGCTCAAGATCGTCAAGGTGAACGGTGACGTTCTCCGCAACGACGCGATCCGCTACACGATCGCCAAGTAG